The following are encoded in a window of bacterium genomic DNA:
- a CDS encoding site-specific DNA-methyltransferase: MKKQKSTVKKSKGTKTSSFGTSGRINHDSSKFYNSNLYKGLNSEKKVEYIEKPIPVENINKIFCKSSEIMSELPDNSIHLMVTSPPYNVGKDYDKDLSLSEYKNFLKQVFKETYRVLVPGGRVCINIANLGRKPYIPLHSYIIEDMQNIGFLMRGEIVWDKGNSASTSTAWGTYLKASNPVLRDIHEYILVFCKDTFTRLNPLNRGSTIVKDEFLEFTKSIWRFSAERASKIGHPAPFPIELPYRLIQLYTFENEIVLDPFVGAGTTCIAALKTNRSYVGYDIDEKYCELANQRIKNFVQKQNLFSSK, from the coding sequence ATGAAAAAACAAAAAAGCACTGTAAAAAAATCAAAGGGGACTAAAACAAGTTCTTTTGGGACTTCTGGTAGAATTAATCATGACTCATCTAAGTTTTATAATAGCAACCTATATAAAGGTCTCAATAGCGAAAAGAAAGTTGAATATATAGAAAAACCTATTCCCGTCGAAAATATAAACAAAATCTTTTGCAAAAGCAGTGAAATTATGTCAGAACTTCCAGATAACAGTATTCATTTAATGGTAACTTCCCCCCCCTATAATGTAGGCAAAGATTATGATAAGGACTTGTCTCTGTCAGAATATAAAAACTTTTTAAAACAAGTATTTAAAGAAACTTATAGAGTTTTAGTTCCAGGAGGAAGAGTATGCATCAATATTGCCAACTTAGGGAGAAAACCCTACATACCTCTTCATAGTTATATAATAGAGGATATGCAAAACATTGGGTTTTTAATGAGGGGAGAAATTGTGTGGGATAAAGGAAATAGTGCAAGTACATCAACTGCATGGGGAACTTATTTAAAAGCTAGTAACCCCGTGTTACGCGACATCCATGAATATATACTCGTATTTTGTAAAGATACTTTTACCCGTTTAAACCCATTGAACAGAGGAAGCACTATTGTAAAAGATGAGTTTTTAGAATTCACAAAAAGCATTTGGAGGTTTTCTGCAGAAAGAGCTTCAAAAATTGGACATCCAGCACCTTTTCCTATTGAATTACCCTATAGATTAATTCAACTATATACATTTGAAAATGAAATTGTACTTGACCCCTTTGTTGGAGCTGGAACTACTTGCATTGCAGCATTAAAGACCAACAGAAGTTATGTCGGCTATGATATTGATGAAAAATATTGCGAATTAGCTAACCAAAGAATTAAAAACTTTGTGCAGAAACAAAATTTATTTTCATCAAAATAA
- a CDS encoding DUF2905 domain-containing protein — protein sequence MDNNSISKVLLVIGVLFILGSIFISKGIKLPLGRLPGDIIIKKENFVFYYPITIGILISVILTILFSLIRKH from the coding sequence ATGGATAACAATTCAATTTCAAAGGTTTTACTCGTTATTGGGGTTCTCTTTATATTGGGCTCTATTTTTATTTCTAAAGGGATAAAACTCCCTTTAGGTAGATTACCGGGCGACATAATAATCAAGAAAGAAAACTTCGTTTTCTACTACCCGATAACAATCGGTATCCTAATAAGCGTAATCCTTACAATCCTTTTTTCTCTAATTCGCAAACATTAA